The region CATTCCGAGGTAAAGGCTATTTTTGATACTGCATCAGATATTCTTTCCTATGATATGACAAAGCTTTTATTTGAAGGTCCAGATGATATATTAAATGATACAGAATATGCTCAAACCTCAATATTTACTGTAAGCATTGCCTATTTTAAAGCCCTCCCCTTCCTTTCTTTTCCCAAATCCCAAATCCCGCTATATGTTGCGGGTCATTCCTTAGGTGAATACACAGCCCTAACAGCAGCAGAATCCCTGGATTTTCAGGAAGCCTTAATGATTGTCAATAAAAGGGCAAGCCTTATGAGGGAGGCAGCTTCTAAAATTAAGGGTGGAATGATTGCCTCCCTTGGCTTAAGTTTAGAGAAAATAGAAAGAATTTGCAAGGAAACAAATGTAGAGATAGCAAATATAAATTCTCCTTTACAGATTGTTATCTCCGGGTTAGATAAAGATTTGCAAAAGGCCCAAGAGGCGATAATAAAAGAGGGAGGAAAGGCAATAAGGCTTAAAACATCAGGCCCATTTCACT is a window of bacterium DNA encoding:
- the fabD gene encoding ACP S-malonyltransferase, whose amino-acid sequence is MKKVGYIFPGQGSQYVGMGKEIYHHSEVKAIFDTASDILSYDMTKLLFEGPDDILNDTEYAQTSIFTVSIAYFKALPFLSFPKSQIPLYVAGHSLGEYTALTAAESLDFQEALMIVNKRASLMREAASKIKGGMIASLGLSLEKIERICKETNVEIANINSPLQIVISGLDKDLQKAQEAIIKEGGKAIRLKTSGPFHSSWMKEAEEQMRLVLKDCKIKPPKIKLIQNVSASCTDDPEIIRENLIKQITGRVRWDETIRFMEKEGITSVIETGPSNVLSNLTKRITPNIKAIPVSICV